In Pseudomonas saponiphila, the genomic stretch GGCCCGCTGTGCACGTTCCAGGTGGGTATTGAGCACCACCAGTTGGCCGCCGTCGCTCAGGGGCAGGTAGCTCAGGAGCAGGGCGTCCTTGGGCTGGAATTGCCGGCTGATGAGCGGCTGTGAGGCAACCGGCAGTTGCAGGCGTTCGGCGTGTTCGATGCGGTAGCGGCTGAGGGTCGCCAGTTGCCGGCCGACGCTGCCAAAAATGTGCAGGGAGGGCACGAAATCGGCCTTCCAGTCGTAAGCCTGGGTGCTGCAGGGATAGAGATCGGTGACTCGCTCCTGCAGCAGCTTGAGCTGATCCTGGTAGGCGCTGGCCTTGGCGCCGTTGTCCACTTCTTGCAGCAGTACCAGGTCCGGCTGTTCGTCGCGGATCACCCGGGCCACCTCGTCGAGGCTGAAGGCCATGTCTTCCAGGGTTGGGCGTTCATCCTCGCCCCGGGCCTGGTCGTTCCAGAACACGTAGCGCTTGCCGGCCAGGTATTGCAGGTTCCAGGTCATCACCTTGAGCGCCTGACCCGGCACCAGCGGAGCGGCCTGGGCGCTGCAACTGACCGCGAGGGTTTCCTTAGGCAGAGGGCGCCAGGTCAGGCTGTAGATCAGGCTGGCCAGCACCAGGCCGATCAGTAGCAGGCTCAACAGGGTGATGCGCAGTAGACGGGTCATCGGCTCGGCTTATGGCGTTGCAGGATGGGCCGGAGCATAACCGAGTGCACGGCCGTCACCCAAGAGCTAGAGCTGCCGCAAGCTGGATCAGCGGTTGTCCGCTTGCTCGTTGATGAGCATGAACAGGCGGAACAGCACCACACTGGTGAACAGCTGCAGGAAGCTGTAGGCACTGTCGAGTACCAGGGTCAGGATCGGGTTGTGCGGTTCGGGATAGGCGGCCTCGCTCGCCCCCTTGAGCAGCCACAACGGCACCATGACCGCCAGGATGCACAACAGGATGCGCAGGAAGTGCCCGCGGCTCAGGCGCAGGCTTTCCTTGATCGCCGCTAGGGGCGCCAGGCCCTTGAGCACCAGCAGGTACTCGGCGAAGGCCAGCACCACCATCAGCCACAGCCCCGGCAGGAAATACAGCGACAGCCCGAGCAGAATCAACAGCGTGCTGACCGCGGTCAGCAAGGCGAAGCGCGGCCACAGGCTCAGGGCCATGGCCCACAGGTCGCGATTGCGCGGCGACTGCCCCCGGGTACGGGCATCGAGAAACAGGATCAGCGCGCCGGTGTACAAGGGATACAGCAACAGGCCCACCACCACGCTGGAGCCAGGGAAGGCATTCTCGCCCAGGGCGCTGCTCACGCCCTGTTGCAACAGCGCCTCGAGAATCACCAGAGGCAGGCACAGCTGGGCGATGCGGCCGAGATTACGCTGGAAGAAATAGAAAGAATCGCGCAGAACATCTAACGGAGTCATTGAAGGGGATCGCAGTTGACCAAGCGGTTTGACACTTTAACCGATGCAGGCCCCCCGGGAGCAAACGTAAACCTTGGGTAAAGACCATTGAAAGTCGTCGTCCCAGCCCCATAACTGGTGCGTACCGCAGCTCTGTCCGAGTTGCGGACCAGATTTCTACCGGCAATCTAAAGAGGTCGCCATGAACAACCAAGAGCAAACCCTGATCGATGGACTGTTTTCACGGTTGCAGCAAGCCGAAACGGATTCAGCCCCGCGCGATGCCCAGGCCGAGGCGCGGATCAAGGAGCATCTGACCCGCCAACCTGGGGCCGGGTATTTCATGACCCAGGCGATTCTGGTGCAGGAGGCCGCCCTCAAGAGCCTCAACGAGCAGAACCAGCAACTGACCCAGCAAATCCAGCAATTGCAGGCTGAGCTGCAACAGGCCCGGGCCCAGGCCAGCGCTCCGGCCCCGGCGGCCAGTGGTGGTTTCCTGTCGAGCATCTTCGGTGGTTCCCGCGAGCCTCAACCGGCGCCCGTGCAAAACGCTGCACCGCCTTCGTCCGGTGGTGGTTGGCGTGAACCGGCGCGCTCTTCCTCTGGCACACCGCCACAACAGAACTTTGGCGCGCCGCCGCCCAATTACGCGGCCCCGCAGCAGAACTATGCGCCGCAGCAGGCTCCGGCGGCGGGCAGCAGTTTCCTCGGTGGTGCCCTGAAAACCGCCGCTGGCGTCGCGGGCGGGGTGATGCTGGCACAAGGCATCAGCAGCCTGTTCCACAGCAATCAGCAACCCCAGGAAATCGTCGAAGTCATCAAGGAAGAACCGGCGCCGGCCAGCGACAACAGCGGCTGGGGCAATGACGATCAGCGTCTGGCCAACAATGATTCCTGGGGCGGCAACGACCAGGGCGGCTTCAGCAACGCCGACTACGACAACGACGACAGTTCGTTCTTCTCCGACGACGATTCCTTCGTCTGACCCTCCGTCGGTCCGGGACAGGCATCTGCCCCGGACCGATTATTCGCGGAACATTCCTTGTGACTGGCATACTGGGCGACTTTTTTCGGGTCTTGAGCCCCGTTCCAGCCCCTGCGCTGCTGCGCCATGAGGATTAGCGGTGAAAAAAATCGCTGTGTTCGCCGATGTCCAGAACCTCTACTACACCGTTCGCCAGGCTTATGGTTGTCACTTCAACTACGCGGCGCTGTGGGCGGATATCAGCAAGCAGGGGCAGATCGTCGAAGCCTATGCCTATGCCATCGATCGTGGTGACAGCAAGCAGCAGCAGTTCCAGCAGATCCTGCGCAACCTGGGCTTCACGGTAAAACTCAAACCCTACATTCAACGCAGCGACGGCTCGGCCAAGGGCGACTGGGACGTGGGCATCACCATCGACATCATGGATGCCGCCGCCCAGGTCGACGAAGTGGTGCTGGCCTCCGGCGACGGCGACTTCGACCTGCTACTCGAACGCATCATCCACAAGCACGGGGTCAGCGCCGTGGCTTACGGCGTGCCGGGTCTGACCGCCAATTCGCTGATTCGCGCCGCCACGCGCTATGTGCCGATCGAAGGCGCTTTGCTGCTCAAGAGCTGATCATTTTTCATACGGAGCCGCACAGGTTTGGAACGTATTGCCGTCATCGACTTTGAAACCACCGGGATCTCCCCGAGCAGCAGTTGCCGGGCCACGGAAATCGCCGTGGTGATCCTTGAGCAGGGGCGCATCGTCGAGCGTTACCAGAGCCTGATGAACGCCGGGGTGCGGGTGCCGGGCTTCATCGAACAGCTGACCGGCATCAGCAACGCCATGTTGCGCAGCGCGCCGTCGGCGGAGCAGGTGATGAACGAGGTCAATGAGTTCGTCGGCACCACGCCGTTGCTGGCCCACAACGCGGCGTTCGACCAGAAGTTCTGGGATTTCGAACTGGGGCGGATCAAGCGCACCCGTTTGCAGAATTTTGCCTGTTCGCTGTTGCTGGCCCGGCGCCTGATGCCGGCAGCCCCCAACCACAAGCTGGGCACCCTGACCCAGTACGCCGGCCTGCCCCACACCGGTCAGGCACACCGGGCCATGGCCGACGCGGAAATGGCCGCCAACCTGGTCGCGCATCTGACGGGCGAGCTGCGTCACACCCATGGCGTGCGTGAGCTGTCCCACGACTTTCTCTGCAAGTTGCAGAAAATCCCGGCGGCCAAGGTCCCCGAGCACCTCAAGCGTCAGCGCGGGGGCTGAGCCCAGGCGCCGGCTTCATTTGCCGTTGCTTTCCAGTTGCCCCAGGGGCACCCGCCGTTCGATGGCGCTGGACAGCACGATGGAAGTCTTGCTGAAACCGAACTGGGCCACACGGTTGATCAGTTCTTCCAGCTCCGGCATCGAACCTACTGCCGCCTGCATGATCACGCAGGGATCGCCGGTCACCCGATGGCATTCGGTGAGCTGAGGGATCTTGATCAACTCGTCGTAGTTCTTCTGGTTGCCATGCTGGGCCAGGCGCAGCTCGATCACGCATTGGATCGGTAGCCCGACCTTGGCCATGTCGACCTTGGCCTGATAGCCGGTGATCACGCCGCTGGCCTCCAGCTTGGCCACGCGCTCAGCCACCGCCGGCGCCGAGAGGTTGACCTTGCGCGCCAGCTCGGCGTAACTCGCCCGGCCGTTTTCCAGCAGGCTGGCCAGGAGCAAGCGATCGTATTTGTCCATGGAAGGCTCCTGAAGGGCCCGACTTTCGAAAGCACGGTATTTAACGTAGAAGTCCATGCTTTGGAAAGTGTACTGCCCTTATAAACAGGTTTTGTAACTTAAGTTCAGCAGGTCGCCTTTCTAGAATAGTCTTCCCCCTGCCTGCTCCGAGCTGCCTCCCATGCCTGGCCAAAGCCGTTTTTCCTTGCCGTTGATCGCCGCCTTTTTTGCCTTGTACGTGATCTGGGGGTCGACCTATCTGGTGATCCGCATTGGCGTCGAATACTGGCCACCGCTGATGCTCGGCGGCGTGCGCTTCATCATCGCCGGCAGCCTGATGTACGCCTTCCTGCGCTGGCGCGGGGTCCCGGCACCGACCTGGGCGCAATGGAAGGCCGCCGGGATCATCGGCGTGCTGCTGCTCAGTTGCGGCAACGGTGCGGTGACGCTGGCCGAACACTCCGGGGTGACCTCCGGCGTGGCGGCGCTGGCGGTGGCCACGGTGCCCTTGTTCACTTTGCTTTGCGGCTACTTCTGGGGCGCGCGCAATACACGCCTGGAATGGGCCGGGATCATCCTCGGAATGATTGGCATCGGCATGCTCAACCTCGGCTCCAACCTGCAATCGAGCCCGCTGGGCGCCGCGCTGCTGTTGTTCGCCGCGGCGGCCTGGGCCTTCGGCTCGGTGTGGAGCAAGCACCTGCCGCTGCCTCAGGGCGCCATGGCCAGCGCTGCGGAAATGCTCGTCGGTGGCGTGGTGTTGATGATCGGCAGCACCCTGAGCGGCGAGCACCTGGACGCCATGCCGCCCCTGGAAGGCTGGCTGGCCCTGGCCTATCTGGCCGGCTTCGGTTCGATCATCGCCTTCAACGCCTACATGTACCTGCTCAAGCACGTGCGGCCGGCCGCGGCCACCAGCTATGCCTATGTCAATCCGGCGGTGGCGGTGCTGCTGGGGATCGTCTTTGTCGGTGAAACCATCGGCATCGAAGAGGCCCTGGCCATGCTGGTAATCATCAGCGCAGTGGTGCTGATCGGCCTGCCCCAGTGGCGCAAGCCGAAAGCCGCGGCACAGCAAGAGGTGGCCTGATCAGCCGGTTGGTGCCTGGCCGGCAAGGTTCTGGCGGAGAAACTCTCCGATCAGTTGTGACGCCTGCCGGTGCAGGGCCTGGCGATCAGTGCCATCGCCATCCCGGCAGATGATCTCGTCCCCGGGCGCCTGCTCCTTGAGCAGGGCGGCGGCGTCCGGCTTGCACAGCTGCATGAAGCTGAAGTGGCTGGCATCGGCCAGGACCTGATAGCGCGAAGGCGGGGATGCCAGATGGGCGTTCAGATAGCCCGACTCCTCTTCCACCGGCATGTCGGCGATGTTCACCCCGGCCCCCAGGACCAGGATCGGTGTCTTCAGCGTCGATAAGCTTTCGGGGGTAAAGCCACGGGCGAACCCCAGGTCCAGCGCGACGACGGCCTTGATTCGCGGGTCCCGCAGATCGGCACTCAGCGGGCCTTGATTGGGCGCGGTGATCCCCAGTTCCGGGGCTATTTGGCAAAGGCGCGGATTGGGATGCAGCCGGCATTCCTCGATGTAGCGTTGCGGGCTGTAGCGGGCGCCGGCCAGCGCGGTGACCGTCCAGCCGCCCAGAGAATGGCCGATGGCGGCGATGCGTTGTGGGTCGACCGTGCCGGCCAGGGTGTTATCGCGGGCGAGTTTGTCGATGACCCGGCTCAGGTCGCGCGGACGCTCCCAGAGCTTTGCCGCTTCTGCGGCGCTCTGGTCGAACGTGGTGGTGCCCGGGTGGTCGGGGGCCGCAACTATATAGCCTTGGTCGACCAGCTCGGGTATCAGCCAGCTGAGATTGCGCCAGTTGCCGCGGTAGCCATGGGACAGCACCACCAACGGGTGTGCGCTGCCGGTGGGCGGGGCGTCCTGGATCGTGGTCAGGCCCTGGAAAATCCGGTTTTCAGCCGAGGTCAGGGCGGGGGTGGAGGCCGTGGTGGGGTACCACAGGGCGACATGCAGGGAGCGCTGCTGACTGGCATCGGCCAGCGTCACTTCGCGAAAGCCGATGAGTTCGGCGGCATGCACCTGGGGCAGGCACAGTGAAAGGCCCGCTAGCATCCATGCGGACAGGGCAAATTTGCGCATTCGGATCTCCATTGGCAGAGCATCAGTGTTCTGCCGATGGGCGCACCTTGGAGGATTCAGCGGCGTCCAGCGGCAGAGGGTGGGCGACGACTGATGGCAGTCGCCGCCCACCCTTTTACCTGAAGTAGCCGGGAAAGGGTGACCGGATTGCGGAGCAAGCGGTCACGCGCCTGGCCTCAGTTACAGGCCCCAGCGTCGCGCCAGACCTTGCCGCTGCCTTCGCCACCGACAGTGGCGGCAGAAGGCTCATTGCCTTTGGTCCACCAGCGAGCGATGTAGAAGCGGCCGTTGTGGCTGACCTTGTCATTGGCCCAGTAGGTGCCTTGCGGGCTCCAGGCGCCCTGGCAGCCGGCCGGGGTTTCCACCTTGTCCGCCAGTACCGTCACGCTGTGGTCGCGGCTGACCGTGTGGGTGCCGTTGCCCAGGTTCAGGGTGAAGCGATAGCTGGTGTCCTTGTCGCTCTTGGGCGCAACGAAGGTCAGTTTCGACCCCGTGGCCTGGAAGGCGACGCTGGGCGTCACGCTCCACCGGTAGCTCAGCGCCAGGCCGGCTGGATCGCTGGAGCCCGCGGCGTCCAGGGTCACCGTTTCACCGCCCTTGGCCTGGCTGGTGCCGGCGATGTTTGCCTGCGGCGGCTTGACCGTTTCCGGTGTCTCGGCCAGCACCTTGACCTGATGGGTGCGGGTGGCGCTGTGCTTGCCGTTGTTCACCGTCAGGCTGATGTTGTAGGTCACGTCCTGGGCGACCCTCGGGGCGACGAACTTCATCAGGTTGCCAGCCGCCTCGAAGGCGACGCCGGGGCTGACGCTCCAGCTGTAGCTGAGCTTCAGGCCCGCCGGGTCGCTGGACCCCGAGGCGTTGAGGTAGACGGTTTCGCCGGGCTTGGCCTGGTTGGTGCCGCTGATCACCGCCACCGGCGGCTTGACCTCTTCCACCGGCGGCTCGACCGGCTTCTCGCCGCCAGTCTGGCAGAGGCCCAGGTCACGCCAGACCTTGCCGGCGCCGTCCGGGCCAGTGGTGCTGGCCAGCCCCGGCTCGGCGCCGGAGGTCCACCAGCGGGCCTGGTACTGACGCCCCTTCCACTGCACCTCATCGTTGCCGAGGTAAGTGCCTGTGACCGTCCACTGTGGTTTGCAGCTGGCGTTGGTGGCCTTGCCCTTGATCAGCACTTCGTGGGTCCGGCTACTGCTCTGCTTGCCATTGCTCAGGGTCAGGGTGAAACGGTAGCGGGTGTCTGCCTGCAACTCGGGCGCGGTGAAGCTGATGCGCGCGCCGTCGAAGTCGAAGTCCAGGCGTGGCGAGGCTTCCCAGGCGAAGCTCAGGGCATTGCCCTGGGGATCGCTGGAGGCCGAAGCATCGAGGATGATCGTGTCCCCGGCGTTGGCTTCGGTCTTGCCGCTGATCACCGCCACCGGAGGTTCACCGGCATTCACCGGCTTGAGGGATGTGGCCTTGACCTCGTTGTCGGAGTTGAATTCGCCATCGGCCAGCAGGGTCCAGGCGCCGCTTGCACTGTTGCTGCCATAGACCTGATAGCCCTTGATGTTGCCGCTCAGGCCGCCGTCCTGGCGCGGCAGGTAGTGCAGTTGCGAGAAGCGGCTGTCGGCCCCCAGGTCGATGAGGATTTCGTGGGGGTAGCGCGCACCCGCCGCCGTGCTCCAGTAGGAGTTGGGGTTGCCGTCGATGGCGTGGTTGCCGACCGCTGCGCCAGGCACCGCGCTGCTGGTGGAGATGACCTTCCAGCTTTCGCGAGGCAGGGCCTTGCCCTTGGCATCCACCAGCAGCAGTTCGGCGACGCTGGCGTTGTCCTTGCCGTCCACCGCGGAGGTGGCGACGAATTTCAGGTAGCGGCCCTGGGCCGTGTCCTGGGTGAGGCCGTAGGCGTGAGCTTCAAGCACCTGATCCTGGGTGGCCCGGTTGTCGGTGTTGATCGCCAGGTACCAGCGTCCCGGCTGCGGGTCGTTCACCCCCAGGGATACGTTGTGGTTGCGTACCGAGCGGTAGTCGTAGCTTGAGCCGCTGGGCTGGGCACCGCGCTTGAGCAGCAACTGGACCTGGCCGGCCTTCTCGGTGAGCTCGCCGTCCACCACGCTGAACACCAGGCGTCGGGTGCCTTCGGGGACATCCACCGGGAAGTAACGGGTCTGGCCGCTGCTCAGGCTGACCTTCTGGCTGAGGATCGAGGTGCTCCGTTCCTCTTCCAGGGGCACGACGGAAGGGCTGTAGGCCGACATCCGCGCCGCCCTTTCCCGCCAGACCCGGGCCATGTTGGCGGTGTCCGCATCGCCCAACGGCACGCCCCGGCTGTCCTTGACGTCCGGGTTGGAGAAATAGCCCACATGGTTGCCGCAGAGGATGGTGCCGACCCGGCCGTTGTTGTAGCCCCAGGTGTAGCTCTTGCCATCGGAGCAGTGGCCGCCGCCGATGTTGTGGCCCAGCTCGTGGCGGAACACGGTGGACGACGTGATGGCGTTGAGGGTGTAG encodes the following:
- the yedA gene encoding drug/metabolite exporter YedA; translation: MPGQSRFSLPLIAAFFALYVIWGSTYLVIRIGVEYWPPLMLGGVRFIIAGSLMYAFLRWRGVPAPTWAQWKAAGIIGVLLLSCGNGAVTLAEHSGVTSGVAALAVATVPLFTLLCGYFWGARNTRLEWAGIILGMIGIGMLNLGSNLQSSPLGAALLLFAAAAWAFGSVWSKHLPLPQGAMASAAEMLVGGVVLMIGSTLSGEHLDAMPPLEGWLALAYLAGFGSIIAFNAYMYLLKHVRPAAATSYAYVNPAVAVLLGIVFVGETIGIEEALAMLVIISAVVLIGLPQWRKPKAAAQQEVA
- a CDS encoding Lrp/AsnC family transcriptional regulator, with the protein product MDKYDRLLLASLLENGRASYAELARKVNLSAPAVAERVAKLEASGVITGYQAKVDMAKVGLPIQCVIELRLAQHGNQKNYDELIKIPQLTECHRVTGDPCVIMQAAVGSMPELEELINRVAQFGFSKTSIVLSSAIERRVPLGQLESNGK
- a CDS encoding PKD domain-containing protein, with the protein product MSSFRLNALSRATRLWGASLSTALLLPLSGMVQADASQHSPDATLGATVTQGHFINLQLPGTRAMPLSAAEAGSEQLQQVTGMRIRNLIPRQDDTFKDLRVMTGQLEGRARTLSAPGEMTLAARPDGSFVALLPDANAIIRGDASGQQSMIHFDPGAAFAPDSVDYIAGDDSEMPALKESRSGQRTFQVNRNIQGETVIDLLAGFSQKAADYIGDHEAFALAQVASVNRALQQSLVQGVRLRLVGTQVVAHDAPITVPSLNQIRDVFAEGMRRYSPDVVASFVVGTPGVDTAVGWGHMPGRYTLNAITSSTVFRHELGHNIGGGHCSDGKSYTWGYNNGRVGTILCGNHVGYFSNPDVKDSRGVPLGDADTANMARVWRERAARMSAYSPSVVPLEEERSTSILSQKVSLSSGQTRYFPVDVPEGTRRLVFSVVDGELTEKAGQVQLLLKRGAQPSGSSYDYRSVRNHNVSLGVNDPQPGRWYLAINTDNRATQDQVLEAHAYGLTQDTAQGRYLKFVATSAVDGKDNASVAELLLVDAKGKALPRESWKVISTSSAVPGAAVGNHAIDGNPNSYWSTAAGARYPHEILIDLGADSRFSQLHYLPRQDGGLSGNIKGYQVYGSNSASGAWTLLADGEFNSDNEVKATSLKPVNAGEPPVAVISGKTEANAGDTIILDASASSDPQGNALSFAWEASPRLDFDFDGARISFTAPELQADTRYRFTLTLSNGKQSSSRTHEVLIKGKATNASCKPQWTVTGTYLGNDEVQWKGRQYQARWWTSGAEPGLASTTGPDGAGKVWRDLGLCQTGGEKPVEPPVEEVKPPVAVISGTNQAKPGETVYLNASGSSDPAGLKLSYSWSVSPGVAFEAAGNLMKFVAPRVAQDVTYNISLTVNNGKHSATRTHQVKVLAETPETVKPPQANIAGTSQAKGGETVTLDAAGSSDPAGLALSYRWSVTPSVAFQATGSKLTFVAPKSDKDTSYRFTLNLGNGTHTVSRDHSVTVLADKVETPAGCQGAWSPQGTYWANDKVSHNGRFYIARWWTKGNEPSAATVGGEGSGKVWRDAGACN
- a CDS encoding endonuclease/exonuclease/phosphatase family protein, coding for MTRLLRITLLSLLLIGLVLASLIYSLTWRPLPKETLAVSCSAQAAPLVPGQALKVMTWNLQYLAGKRYVFWNDQARGEDERPTLEDMAFSLDEVARVIRDEQPDLVLLQEVDNGAKASAYQDQLKLLQERVTDLYPCSTQAYDWKADFVPSLHIFGSVGRQLATLSRYRIEHAERLQLPVASQPLISRQFQPKDALLLSYLPLSDGGQLVVLNTHLERAQRADDTHQRQVTAIAKVLDKLESRGTPWLIGGDFNLLPLGQYQRLSEAQRAPYQIDSPLHLLWDKYPMIPSNTQASGVDRARWLTHYPNDPNLDGPDRTVDYLFYSPRLKRVESRVRQDDTLRISDHLPVLARFLLPAQ
- a CDS encoding YciC family protein, whose protein sequence is MTPLDVLRDSFYFFQRNLGRIAQLCLPLVILEALLQQGVSSALGENAFPGSSVVVGLLLYPLYTGALILFLDARTRGQSPRNRDLWAMALSLWPRFALLTAVSTLLILLGLSLYFLPGLWLMVVLAFAEYLLVLKGLAPLAAIKESLRLSRGHFLRILLCILAVMVPLWLLKGASEAAYPEPHNPILTLVLDSAYSFLQLFTSVVLFRLFMLINEQADNR
- a CDS encoding NYN domain-containing protein is translated as MKKIAVFADVQNLYYTVRQAYGCHFNYAALWADISKQGQIVEAYAYAIDRGDSKQQQFQQILRNLGFTVKLKPYIQRSDGSAKGDWDVGITIDIMDAAAQVDEVVLASGDGDFDLLLERIIHKHGVSAVAYGVPGLTANSLIRAATRYVPIEGALLLKS
- a CDS encoding DUF2076 domain-containing protein, with amino-acid sequence MNNQEQTLIDGLFSRLQQAETDSAPRDAQAEARIKEHLTRQPGAGYFMTQAILVQEAALKSLNEQNQQLTQQIQQLQAELQQARAQASAPAPAASGGFLSSIFGGSREPQPAPVQNAAPPSSGGGWREPARSSSGTPPQQNFGAPPPNYAAPQQNYAPQQAPAAGSSFLGGALKTAAGVAGGVMLAQGISSLFHSNQQPQEIVEVIKEEPAPASDNSGWGNDDQRLANNDSWGGNDQGGFSNADYDNDDSSFFSDDDSFV
- a CDS encoding 3'-5' exonuclease — encoded protein: MERIAVIDFETTGISPSSSCRATEIAVVILEQGRIVERYQSLMNAGVRVPGFIEQLTGISNAMLRSAPSAEQVMNEVNEFVGTTPLLAHNAAFDQKFWDFELGRIKRTRLQNFACSLLLARRLMPAAPNHKLGTLTQYAGLPHTGQAHRAMADAEMAANLVAHLTGELRHTHGVRELSHDFLCKLQKIPAAKVPEHLKRQRGG
- a CDS encoding alpha/beta hydrolase family protein, whose product is MRKFALSAWMLAGLSLCLPQVHAAELIGFREVTLADASQQRSLHVALWYPTTASTPALTSAENRIFQGLTTIQDAPPTGSAHPLVVLSHGYRGNWRNLSWLIPELVDQGYIVAAPDHPGTTTFDQSAAEAAKLWERPRDLSRVIDKLARDNTLAGTVDPQRIAAIGHSLGGWTVTALAGARYSPQRYIEECRLHPNPRLCQIAPELGITAPNQGPLSADLRDPRIKAVVALDLGFARGFTPESLSTLKTPILVLGAGVNIADMPVEEESGYLNAHLASPPSRYQVLADASHFSFMQLCKPDAAALLKEQAPGDEIICRDGDGTDRQALHRQASQLIGEFLRQNLAGQAPTG